AAACAACAAGttttatacaattttttaaacCAAAGGAGAGGGAGCTGAATCTGTAATATGAAAATTCAGAAAAAGCAGCATGAAGACATTTCCTAGGAAAATGACAGAATATTAATTAGTAGAAAGAATCCaggctgtcaagatggctcagtgggtaaaggcacttgcagccaagcctggtgacctgagttcaatccctgagacccacataatAGGAGGGGAACAACAGATtgcctgtcctctgacctccacctagGATCCAGGACATGTGCATGCCTACACATATGCTgcacaaatacacaaatgtaaaaaaaaaaaaaaaattgttttaagaaaAGGAGTCTTAGACTGTAGTAAAAGACCACTCCCTCCCATGGGTAACAATATGGTGGTCTGAGACCTCTCCAAAGGGGTAGAATGTTGATATGCTGAAGAAAACCCCCGAAAAGTCATACCTGCCACATTGTCTCACAGCATAAAGGCTGACATAATGCTCAAGGGGTGAcgagtctttttttgttgttgtgtttttcaagacagggtttctctgtgtagccttggctgtcttggaactcagaaATGCTGATAACCGACTCAATGCCAGGACCAATCTCCAGCACAGGAGCTTCCTGGAGCACTAAGGTGGCTCTCCCTGAGGAGAGAAGGCTGGCCAAGAGCAGATCTTCCTGGCTTGAAAGAGAACTAAGAGCCAGTGGTCTCGGGGACACCTGAGTGAAGCAAAGGTACTGCCCAGATGTACCTGCAGTCACTGTAATGGCAACGGGTCCTTCTGAGAGCGCGAGAATGGAGGGCAATTATAGCACAGGGTCAACTTAGGAAGGCAGCTGAGAGCTACGCTATGCTAAGAAAAGACTGTACACCCAAGAACTTTGAATACCCTGGGAGCTGTGTGACAGATTTCTCTTCTCGTAACTATTCCTCCTtttggtttaggtttttttttgtttttgttttttttttttttgcctgggggtgggaggggcaggggcagggtttcaggtatagctgaggctggcctcaaactatgtaACCTGGCcagccttgaacccctgatcctcccacctctacttcctaaacacagggattacaggcatgcatcaccgtACCTGCTTTCCCTGCCTTGGTACCACTGTAAGGAATCTGTAGTTTGGAGATGAATTCTACTCAAAGAAGCAccagtattacacacacacacacacacacacacacacacacacacgcaagatTTGAAGGAATTTGAAAACACTGGGCAGTTTGGGTAGTGTTAATAATTAGGGAAGATAATTAGATTTGTCTGGATTTTAAACAATTGAGTTGCAATAAAAGGAAATCTGCACATGCTAATGTAATTTCTAGTAGCAAATAAGTGTGCATTTGGAGAGGAAAATCTGTTCATCAGAGCTTGGAATACACAGCCAGAAACTAGGAACAGCAACAAGCAGGCACGGACTGAGCACTGGTTCAAGGCTCCCTTCCTGTAAACCTGGGAGGTTCTCCATTCTATCAGACAGTACTAACCATGGAAAACGGCTCAAGCACCCCAAACCACAGCATCCCCTGTGGTCTTCACTCCCCAGCCCAGACTCCTTGGTGACCTTTCTCAAGTCCCCTTTTCTGCTGTTTCTCCTTGCAGAGGCTGTTCCCTGACGGTATAGTTCTTCTTCGGGCCTTTGGTGTAGCCTCTGACCATCCCAATAAGGTGAAGAGTCTGCCCACCCGGCCCCCTCCATTCCACATTTCTTCCATGCTCCCCGTGGTTACCATTTCACACTGTAGGTCATCTGTCTTTTCTGCCATGTCTGCACTGTCTCTGGCACACAGTGGCACCAAGTGCATCACAGATGATGCATGAATTTTGGTGAAGTGGCTACACATTCACAGAAAGCAGTGACAGCCTTGTGTCTGCAGCGTGAAGGCTTTCAGCTATGGGACAAGAACATCACAGCTACAGACAAAACAgtagccaatcaactgcctcatgTGAGAACAGAAAAACCTCAGGGATGTGGCTTGTCTCAGATTTGCTGGGCTCAGATACCACCAAGCTGAGTACCCACCCTATCCCAGCCTGTCCTGAATTGGCAGCACCCTCAACCAGGACAGCAGCAGATCATCTTCCCAGGCTCACAACAAGGACCAAGAGAAGCCTCTTTCTGAAGAGGCTCAGTAGTTTGTGTCctgagctggggagggagagggcgtGGCTCACTAAGAGAAACATGAATAGGAACCAAAATGAGGACAGAATATACATGCCACTGGAAGCTGGTAAACGCACTTTATTTTGGAAAACCAATGATCAACAGTAGCTCCACTGGAAGGAGTATTGGCAGCAGGGTAGGGCATTTCACACGGCAACACTCTGACAGGGGCACTTTCTAGCCACGGATGTGTACATGTTCTGTTTTGAGTTTCAAATCACAACTGCAGTTTTAAAGTTCCTAGAAAAGGCATCCTCATAGAAATGCTCCTTTAAATAGGCTTCAACCTACGAACAGCAAAACCCAGATGTGAAGAGTAGCAGCACACCAGGAGTACCATACGAAAGCACAAGTTTAGGCACTTTATCACAGAAAACCACTCAGAAATACTGGAGATGAGGTCCACTCTATGGAGCTGCTGCTGGTCCCTCGTCCTCACCAGCTTTACAGTTGTCGGGCCATGAGAGCACGAGCCCTCAACTGAAGCACcgcaccctcctctcctcccagcattCCCTCTACAACCACAGGGAGACTGACAGACAGTGGATCCCCTGACCCGAGGAGGAGCACTGAAGCCACCTGAAATGATTCCTTGGGATCGGAGCGGCACCGCCTCGTGATCTGCATCACTTCCTGTAATGAGCCTGTTGTCTGGATCCTGGGTGTGCAGTCAgctgcactgcacacacagcatGTTATCTTCACTAACTGCAGTCGATGCCTGCCTCAGTCAAGCCACAGGTTCTCGGCTCGGCTGATGAGGCCTTTAAGACACAGACACATCAGatgcagggaagagggaggaagtggTACTCTGAGGACTCACCAGATGTAAGAGGTACAAAACATCCATCAAGTTTCCATGTCAGGTGATGCCACAGTTAGCATGACTTGCCATTGTCCACTACCAATCACAAAGCCTGCCTTCACATGTAAAGCCTTCTTCATACAGTAACTGTGATACTGACCAGAGGTCATGCACAGACCCTTTCTAGGACATGAGAATGTCATCTGGTATGCAGGTTCCTGCACCCCCTTGTCTCATGGGCCTGCAAGGGGCTGGCTGTGTGGTCCTGCCTGCCCGGTGGGAAGAGTACCGCCTGGCTAGAGGTCTTCTCTTTTGCTCCCAGCTCGGTTGTCTTCCTTGGAAGCCCGTGGTTTGgcatctccctctttcttctttttacccTTCTCTGgctttgtcttatttttctccttgcttcctcctcctttgcCAGGGTACACCTGTCCCTCTAGAGTGACATCAGCACACCTGTCTTGGCTGACCAGAAAGTCCTTGATCTCCCAGGCATAGCTCCCATCCCGGAGCATGAAAATAGCACGGTCTGATCCCACGATGAACCTAAACAAAGAAGCCCCCAGTTAGCAATGCTAGTCAGGTGCCAAGGGTCAGAAAAAGTCGGGGCCCAGAACCAGACTTCAATTCCACACCAACACAGAACACCGTATTGTACTGCCTTGGGCCAAGTGGCTGCTGACTTTAATATTGGCTGAGCTTTAAACAAGCATCCTGCTTGGATCTAGACAGAAGCAGATGATGGTGTTCCTAAGGCATAAATCAGACTATAAAAGAAAAACTCCTTCGGGGGCTGTGGAGGGGCACAGCCCCTGAAATGTTATGTCTATCTCTGTTTTAcgtatttgggggggggggttgttttgtttctccCTGATAAATGGTCTCATGCAGCTCAAGATGACTTCATAggaaaatgactttgaactttagatCCTCCTGACTTcaccccccaagtgctgaggttacaggcacctgccactgtgcccagcctttTCATGTCCTGAAGTCTCTAGTTAAGTTTTGTTTGACAAAAAGCCTTTGCTGAGAAGGCTAACAGGCACTGGCTTAGAGCAGGCACTACAAGGTCTTCCTCAAGGCCCACGGGGCACCTCTGAGCAGGCAGAAATCCTAACGACCACGGTCAGAAGCAAGCAGCTCAGCTTAGGCCCTCTCGGCAGGGcccaggaagcacagggacagcATGGGTCCGGGAAACACACAAAAGCATGAGCACTCCACAGCTGCCCCCCTCAGCAGCAAGGCTTCCATCAGAGAGCAGTCATCACCAAGACACGGCTCTGATGAGGTTACAGAAGGCATGCTGGCCTGTGCACTCTCAAAACTCCCATTCTTTCTCATCACTTCCTTACTTTAAGACATCTGGAGACCTAGACTTTCAGAACTATTGCTAAGGAGAAAAAGCAGGCTCTAAAAAAAGAAggacacggggctggagagatggctcagaggttaaaaacactggctgctcttccagaggacctgagttcaattcccagcacccgtatggtggctcacaaccatctgtaatgagctctggtgccctcttctggcctgcagggatacatgcagacagaacactgtctacataataaataaataaatctttttaaaaaaaggacactCACggatgggaagggaagagagggtggTAAGGATAGATACAGGAGGGGGTGGAGGctggtgaacatgatcaaaagtAAACtctatgaaatatatataaagtagAATCTTCCATATTGTATTTTAAGATCATATGGTCTTTGAAAACAGACTTCTTCACATTAGTTATTTATCAGTCACCTATTACAGCTGCATGTATCGACACCATGGATTGTAGAGCTGTAACTCATTCATCCTAAGAGGCTAAGCAATACAACTCTTTATTCTGATGAAGTAAAAGTTAGAgacaaagataaacaaaacttTCAACACCAAACAAGATATTAAAACAAACTTACtggtggacaaaaaaaaaaagcaaaaaaaaaaaaaaaaaaaaagcaaaaaaccaaaaaaccaaaaaaacaccaacaacaaaacaaaacaacagcaacaaaaaacaaatatttaaagaaaaaaaatattgaaataaatttaaaggaaCTCATAGACAGGAAAGGTCTAAGGTCCTTGGGAAGACTACCAAAAAGGACACCCTGCTTCAGCCCCAGAAAAATCCCTAGCACACCCCCTGGTGAGGTGACTGgaagctgtaatcccagtgccagggaggcagaggcaggaggatctttataAGTGTGAGGAGTgaacccacccctcccccaaaacccAAAAAAGTAGCCTAGCCTGGGGTCTCTACCTCTGAACATCATAGTTGGCATTGAAGAggctgccctgccataggctggtgatctcttctgtctccttctcgGAGGGGTTCCCTGACACGGTGACGAACATCATCAGGGTCTTCCCTTTCTTTGTCATCTGCAAGATGCTCTCAGGCTTGCCTGGGTCGAGCTTGGAGAAGTCAACAGGTGCGGAGGGTCTCTTGTGCTCTGGAAGGTCTCCTTCTTCTATGTCATCGTCTTTCTGCCAGGAGAGAGGCAGCATTAATCCTGTCATCACTCTCCAACGGCACAGATACTGCCCAGGATGTCAGAAGCAGGGGTACACACCACCAAGTTACTACACACGAAAGATTCCCTTAACAGCTCAGGGGTCCTGTGTCATACAGGTTTCTATGATGTTTTCATTCTCAAAGAACCTACCCAACTTGGTGGAATATAAAAACAGCCACATTAGGTATTGTTATGGATGCCACCTAGCAATGAAAATCAAATACACCTATAACAAATCCCAAATACAGGCATACTGGCTAAAGTGAGTAATGACTCAGTACATCAAGGCCAACTTAAGCAACTTAGCAAGATCTTGACTACAAAATGGTTGGTGATGTGGCTTAGCGGGAGAGTGCCTGCCTAGAATGTACAAGGCCTTGTggtcaatctccagcaccactacgacaactttctttttaaaacataacaCATGGCAGGCACAAAAGACATACTATACAATCCCATTTGTTTCAGTATCAAGAACAGGTAAAACGAATGTGGGGGACAGAAATTAGAACACTGATTGCCTCAGGAGAAAGATGTGAGGTGGGTCAGACTGGGAAGAACATGAAGGAACATCTGGTGTGATGGTTTGTAATACTGTTGACTCATTAGTTCTGTATTTCAGTAAGGTGTGGGTTACACTATTCAAAACTCACTGTGGGCGCAGTGACAAATGCTTTTCTAGCATGCCcagggtcctgggttccatctccagcagagcaaaacaaacaaatccctcGTGCTGCACACTCAACACCTGCAATCCACTGCACACAGATGTTAAATCCCAGGTCCAGGTCTGCTCTATGCAGTGGTGTGACAATTCTGAAAGCATCTTCACTGGATTCTAGGAGCTGGCAAAGGTGCAGACATGCCGAGGGTGACTACAGCAGATTCCTCACTTGGGGGAAGAGGTAAACACGGAAGGAGGAAGGGTGAACCTTGGAGCAGACTGGAATTGTAGGCACAGATTGATTCGACAGGTAGACgggtaaaaatattaaaatgtaggtTCCTTGAAGAAAAGCCTAATCATTGCATGTGAAACAAAAATGAACCCTCAAATATCTCCCTGCATCAGGAAGACGTGCTCAGTGACTCACACACCACGTCAGAATGACACAGACACCAACCTGAAGCAGCTCAAGGACCAAATTTGGAATAATATGAACATCAAAATAATAGCAAGGATTTATAGCTCCCCAAAAGTCCAtaatgatataaagaaatgagagaaaaaaaaagaatccattatTAACAGTAGAACATCCATAAATAGCCAATACATAGAATAACTAATAAACAGAAGGAATGCACACAACAGACAAATGAAAATCCCCCAAAGGCTGTTTgttgagttggctcagtgggtaaaggtcaCTTGCCTTGGCACACTGGATGTCCTGAGtgtaatccccaggacccacacggtggcaCGAAAGAACTGACCACCCACACCCgacttgttctctgacctgtgGCTCACACAAACTAAACTAACACCAGCTTGAAAGCTGGCCTGGCTTTTCAGGCCTAcgatcccagccctggggttgGAGCGAGGAAAATGGCTGGAGTCTTCTGGCCACTTAcctagcttcaggttcagtgagagatcctgctcCGTGGGTACAAGGTGGGGCTCGATGGAGCAGGACACATGCTGgaatggaattacaggtgtgcatcacacacacacacacacacacacacacacacacacacacacacacacactcagctgcACGCAGTCTTGACCTTTCAACTGGTTTTGCCAAGCCCCACAGCTGTCTGCAGACAACCAAGCTgaacttccttcttttttttggtttttcgagacagggtttctctgtaactttggagcctgtccatTTGCTGAGTTACTAGAATATTTCATCTGGACACATTTTATCTCCAACCTTCAGAGCAAACTGCCTAAGTTCTCCACTCAAGGAATCAGATGATTCTCAAAGAACAAGCACTTTTTACACATGAACCAGAAGACCTAATGCCAAAGTCAAATCTATTTTCTGGCTTTTCaatccctctggcctccacggaaAATGAAATCACATCTTTATTTCCTGTGCCACCTGAGACTCAGCATCAGTTTTAACACAGAGTCCTCACCTCCAGGACCCTCAGGAGACATTCATATGATTAGGAAGGAGTGAGAGCACTCACTGACTTGAAGATCCCACTGAGGAGAAGATCTCAGAGGAGAACCAGGGCTGCTGGAAAGGGAGCTCACATCTACAGTGTCTACATACAGCAGCTCAATCTGCATGGCAGCTGGCAAAACAAGGCATGCCCTGGTTCACAAAAACAGAAGATGAGGGTCACACACTTCCCTCTGGATAAAGCTGAGCAGTAGATGAGGGTCACAAGATCATATTTCTCCCTCGTGTGTCAATCGTGCAGGCTTTCGGCTTCACACATAACATCCTCATCTTAGTCCACCTGCACAGTGCACACTACTAACATGTGCAGCAGTGTCGCTAAGTGGGTCAAAGAGAGGCTCTGAGGTCAAATGACAGAATTCTAACTAGGCTAACCTGCTGTGACCCTGGGCAAATTGCTTCTAGATGCCTCAAGGTCAGCCTTCAG
The sequence above is drawn from the Peromyscus leucopus breed LL Stock chromosome 1, UCI_PerLeu_2.1, whole genome shotgun sequence genome and encodes:
- the Mesd gene encoding LRP chaperone MESD isoform X2 translates to MARARRAAVVATPSLFPRRTHGPRASDAPRRGWEARVKDDDIEEGDLPEHKRPSAPVDFSKLDPGKPESILQMTKKGKTLMMFVTVSGNPSEKETEEITSLWQGSLFNANYDVQRFIVGSDRAIFMLRDGSYAWEIKDFLVSQDRCADVTLEGQVYPGKGGGSKEKNKTKPEKGKKKKEGDAKPRASKEDNRAGSKREDL
- the Mesd gene encoding LRP chaperone MESD isoform X1, with translation MAASRWLRAALLFLCASDLLLLPSPGACAADTPGEATPPPRKKKKDIRDYNDADMARLLEQWEKDDDIEEGDLPEHKRPSAPVDFSKLDPGKPESILQMTKKGKTLMMFVTVSGNPSEKETEEITSLWQGSLFNANYDVQRFIVGSDRAIFMLRDGSYAWEIKDFLVSQDRCADVTLEGQVYPGKGGGSKEKNKTKPEKGKKKKEGDAKPRASKEDNRAGSKREDL